The genomic interval GATAAGGGAATTTCTGTGAATAAGATGAACCGTATGGCTCCAGAGATCGGCTCCCACATGATACTGTTTACATCCTACAGGCCGTGGGGGTCGtcggaaaaaaaaaaaaaaaaaagaaagtcaaTTGCGTGGCCTTGATTGTTGCCAATGATTGTTCGGTTTTTTGGAACACAGAGCGCATCGTCCGTCCGAATAAGCGCCGACTCCGACAAAGAACCCCTCGGTTGCAAATGATGATCCGTGCGACCCATCTAGATCGACCCTCCCGGGCCGTCCATTTTGGGATGAAACGCCTATATCGCTGCTAAAAATCTCTTTCATGCAAACCCCGCTGCTGCCGTCTCAAGGCCGCCCACGTCGCGGCGCCCGCGGCCAAAGTCCAGTTTCATCAGCAACCGATCCACGCCTGCCGGCTTGCGCGGCTCATAGTGACAGAACTCTGGCCCGGGACCGGACAGGTGCACGGTGCGTCGGCCATCCCCCGAGCGGCTATCGTCGATATCCTGCAGTCTTGCGACGAGGTCCTGGAGCCCggtctcggcggcggtgcgaGTAGTCCGCAGCTCGTGCCAAACTTCGCGCTCTTCTTGTCCGTAGTCCACCAGTGCGTCCACGACACCTTCGTCCATCTCCAGGTCCATGTTGCGTTGGATGGTCTCCAGGCGGATGGCGAGCGCGACAAACCGGTCGATGCTGGTTAGCAGTGCGCGCAGGGCCGTGGTGAAGGGTACGTCGGTCAGGAACAGGGACTCGACCAGAGAAGACAAATGGCGATGGTGCGCGACGGTAAGTGCTTCGGGATCATGACGGCCCATGGACGGCGGCGCAGATTTGGAGGACGATGCTGTTCCGGGTCGGGAACCAGATGGTGATGCAGACGAATCCCCTTCAATCCACGCACGTAGATGTTGCCAGGACTCGTTCACCACCTCGCCCTGAAAGAAGCTGCCAATCTCTGATAGGACAAACAGACAGGCGCTGCACGTAGCCCACACGGGTCGCATCTGTCGGATACGGGCATTATCCCGCTCACGGCTCATCTTCAGTTTGCTTTGGCCAAAAGCACTGTTGCTTCGTGGGGGACcccatggagaaggatggTTTCTTCGCAATGAAGTGTGCTTCCATAGATCCCCGAGACGGATCTGGGCTCGCCGGATGCCCAGTAGGTAAGAATGGATTTTGGAGTAGATGGCAATATCGGAAGTGGAGAGAAACAAATCCAGCGGAGCGCGTACTTGAGCGGTTAGGTATGTAGATGTAGGGAAGAGTAGATCTCCAAACGAGACCCGAGAGATTTCTGCCACGGAACTCTGCCCTTGCGACGGGGTCATCGCACGTCCGCTTTTTCGGTCACTGATTGAGAGTCGAAGGAGATCCCGCGCAAGGTCGAGCTGCTCATCAGCcgggtcttcttcattctgTAATGAAACTAGTTCTGCCCACACTTGGGCCAGAGCAGTGACCACATCTCCTTCTTTGATACTAAGCCCCTCAAGCTCTCTGCCTGGAGCgggtcgtcgtcgatgatTTTCTTCCATGCGAGCATCTGCATGCGCCACCAGAGCGACTGCAAACTCGCCGCGTcccaggagaagaaaatcatgGAGCAAAGTAAGGGTTTCGAGGATCCGGGGAAGCGGGAGGAGCTTCGATAATGTCGACTgagacagagaaagacgAATCCAGTCAACCGCGGCCGACAGTTTTGCAGACGAAATCGGCGACTTCAAGCCGGCCAGTTGCTCGATGTGTTCTTGATGCAGAGTCACTGGTGCAGTCGACACACCGGTAGTGGAGATCTTCCGTTTCGCGCGAACGTGGTTCAATGACTTCCCAATGAATAGAATCGAGGCTGCCGTTTGAGGCGGCACGAATGTCGGCATCAAGTCGGTATGCATGCTGAACTGCgtctcgtcgtcctcgccatcgacatcctcctgTATTAAAAAGTCTTCCTTGCCGTACATCGGCAGATTCCCGTATAACAGCCACATTGAGAGCTGCTTCATCCacgccgtctccgccgcggccaccaACTGCACCGCCATCTCTTTGATATCGAGATATCCCGTTTGTAATTCAGTTCGCAGGTTGTCGATGAGTGCTGCACCCCTGCAGCCAattttcttgttttctgGCTGAATGAACCGAGCGACCTCCCACAGCCATTCCATGCGCCGCGTCCATGGTGCAAATTCCCCGACAATGGTCGACAATGGCACAATCCCGTAGCCCCCGACGTATCCGCTATCCTCCGCGAGAATTGCCTTCTCTACAtccaggatcttcttttgGAACTCGCCTAGGTGGACTGTGGCAATGGTTGTAGAGACGGAGCGACATACGACCGAGGGATGCGATGCGGAAATAGCAGAAGTGTGCGCTTGGAGCTGCGCGTGGAGTCGGCTCAGATGGGCAATTGATGCGAGGAGGGCTTTCTCCGGAGGTGAGAGAAGGGCAAAATCGTCTTGAGCCACGGCATCTTTGCCCTTTGCCGCATTGAAGAGGGGGGACGGCTGGCcgaagagggagaggaggatcTCGTGGAGCATGCTGGCTGGGTGTTTCTATGCTTGCGTTAACCACCTTCGCCACGGAATCAGCGAGCTCAAACCAACCTGGAGAGCTGGCTCCTTTCGAGATGGGGATCCCGACGTTGCCAGTACAGTAATCCACTGCCCAAGATTTCGAAGCGGCACATGAGAGTCGATTGCCGATGGACCTACCCGAGGCTTGGTTTGACGCGATCACTACCTGACAATCAGACCAGCAGCACACTAAATGTGGCTGCACGGACGATCACATCGAGCTGGCGCGACGCGTAGTGAGCAAGTGAATGATGAACGATGACTGGATCGCGGGGCGGCGCTTAGTCAGGCTGGAGCTTGTCCCTCTTACGTCGCCGCtggcttgttcttctttcttcttctctcccttgcCTTCCTTCAACCTCCTTTTGCCATCCCTTTGTCCTGTACAGTAAAGGCACACTGTCTTCGGTTGCAATTTAGGGTTTCGACTTCCCTCTCCTCGTTCTAGCAAGGTGCCTGGTACGCTGGGAGTTGTACCCCGTTCTATCACTGCCGAAAGTCTTGCTCCCTAGCAAGGCTTTCACCCTCTGATTGTCACCATTCCTTCCGATATTGCTGTTCGTAAAGAGTCTAAGCCGGGAAAGCGCAGACTATCGGACGACGCAGCAGCTCggccggagaagaaaatcatgACCGTTCGTCGAGCCACCctcttggagaagatggaacTCGCGACTAACACACTCGACCACAGGACCTCAACAAGATGCAGGTGGATAACCCACAGAAGACTGTGGAGATGATCAAGCATGGGGAAATTGACGAGTCTCTGTATAGCCGACAACTGTGAGTGTTGTTTTGGAGGCCTTTGTTGCTTCCACTCTCTGACAATTCCATCTTAGATATGTCCTTGGCCATGAAGCTATGAAGCGCATGGGATCCTCGAATGTCCTGGTCGTGGGTCTGAAGGGTCTGGGTGTGGAAATCGGTAAGTGGCGCTTCTTGATCGTTGATTTCAAAGCATACAATGAGACTAACGGATCGTCACTTTAGCCAAGAATATCGCCCTCGCCGGCGTCAAGTCCCTTACACTTTATGATCCCGCCCCCGTCGCTATTTCAGATTTGTCCTCGCAGTTCTTCCTTCAGCCTCAGGATGTCGGCAAACCCCGCGCCGACGTCACCGCTCCGCGAGTCGCCGAGTTGAACTCCTACGTTCCAGTGACCATCCATGAAGGCGGAGACCTTGCGGGtgatctggagcagctgaagcGCTATCAAGCGGTGGTACTGACGCAGACACCATTGAAGGAACAACTAGCGATCGCGGACTTCTGCCACAAGCATGGGATTTTCCTCACGATTACGGATACCTTTGGCCTTTTTGGTTACATTTTTAATGACTTCGGCAAGAACTTCACTGTCGGTGATCCTACAGGCGAGGATCCTGTCAGTGGAATTGTGGCCGACATTGATGAGACCGGCCTGGTATCCGCGCTGGACGAGACTCGGCACgggttggaagatggagatTTTGTGACTTTTACAGAAGTCAAGGGTATGGACGGCTTGAATGGCAGCGCGCCTCGCAAAATCACTGTCAATGGTCCATACACCTTCAGTATTGGTGATGTTTCGGACCTGGGCTCGTACCAGGGCGGTGGTATCTACACACAAGTCAAGATGCCCAAGTTCATTGATTTCCAGCCCCTCGCGGAGCAGCTCAAGACGCCCGAGATTATGATTTCTGATTTTGCCAAGTTCGACCGACCACAACAGCTGCATATCGGTATCCAGGCTCTTCATAAATTCGCAGAGACCCACGATCGTCAGCTGCCTCGTCCGCACAATGATAGCGATGCGCAGGAAATCCTCCAGATTGCCAATGATCTTGctgcggcggaagaagagaaggtcgagctggacgagaagTTGATCAAGGAGCTGAGCTACCAGGCTCGGGGTGATCTGAACCCCTTGGCGGCTTTCTTCGGAGGTATTGCTGCCCAGGAGGTCCTGAAGGCCGTCTCCGGAAAATTCAACCCCCTCCACCAGTGGATGTATTTCGATTCTCTGGAGTCTCTGCCTTCGTCGACCACTCGGTCCGAAGAAAGCTGCAAGCCCCTTGGAACTCGTTACGATGGACAGATTGCAGTCTTTGGTAAAGAGTTCCAGGACAAGATCGCCAACGTCAAACAGTTCCTggtcggtgccggtgctATCGGCTGCGAAACCCTGAAGAATTGGGCCATGATCGGTCTGGGCACCGGCCCGAAGGGAAAGATCTATGTGACAGATATGGACCAAATCGAAAAGAGCAATCTGAACCGGCAATTCCTCTTCCGATCGAAGGATGTGGGCAGACTCAAGAGTGACTGTGCCTCTGCTGCCGTTAAGGCCATGAACCCTGAATTGAACGATAAGATTGTGACTCTCCGTGACCGCGTTGGTCCTGACACCGAGCATATTTTCAACGAAGAATTCTGGAACGGACTGGATGGAGTTACCAACGCGTTGGACAACGTCGATGCGCGGACGTATGTCGATCGCCGCtgtgtcttcttccgcaagCCGCTGCTGGAGAGTGGCACGCTTGGCACCAAGGGCAACACCCAGGTTGTTCTTCCTTTCATCACCGAGTCTTACTCGAGCTCTCAAGACCCTCCCGAGAAGTCGTTCCCTATGTGTACTCTGAAGAGTTTCCCCAACCGCATTGAACACACCATTGCCTGGGCGCGGGACCTCTTCCAGACATACTATGTCGGTCC from Penicillium psychrofluorescens genome assembly, chromosome: 5 carries:
- a CDS encoding uncharacterized protein (ID:PFLUO_007644-T1.cds;~source:funannotate), whose translation is MLHEILLSLFGQPSPLFNAAKGKDAVAQDDFALLSPPEKALLASIAHLSRLHAQLQAHTSAISASHPSVVCRSVSTTIATVHLGEFQKKILDVEKAILAEDSGYVGGYGIVPLSTIVGEFAPWTRRMEWLWEVARFIQPENKKIGCRGAALIDNLRTELQTGYLDIKEMAVQLVAAAETAWMKQLSMWLLYGNLPMYGKEDFLIQEDVDGEDDETQFSMHTDLMPTFVPPQTAASILFIGKSLNHVRAKRKISTTGVSTAPVTLHQEHIEQLAGLKSPISSAKLSAAVDWIRLSLSQSTLSKLLPLPRILETLTLLHDFLLLGRGEFAVALVAHADARMEENHRRRPAPGRELEGLSIKEGDVVTALAQVWAELVSLQNEEDPADEQLDLARDLLRLSISDRKSGRAMTPSQGQSSVAEISRVSFGDLLFPTSTYLTAQVRAPLDLFLSTSDIAIYSKIHSYLLGIRRAQIRLGDLWKHTSLRRNHPSPWGPPRSNSAFGQSKLKMSRERDNARIRQMRPVWATCSACLFVLSEIGSFFQGEVVNESWQHLRAWIEGDSSASPSGSRPGTASSSKSAPPSMGRHDPEALTVAHHRHLSSLVESLFLTDVPFTTALRALLTSIDRFVALAIRLETIQRNMDLEMDEGVVDALVDYGQEEREVWHELRTTRTAAETGLQDLVARLQDIDDSRSGDGRRTVHLSGPGPEFCHYEPRKPAGVDRLLMKLDFGRGRRDVGGLETAAAGFA
- a CDS encoding uncharacterized protein (ID:PFLUO_007645-T1.cds;~source:funannotate); protein product: MTDLNKMQVDNPQKTVEMIKHGEIDESLYSRQLYVLGHEAMKRMGSSNVLVVGLKGLGVEIAKNIALAGVKSLTLYDPAPVAISDLSSQFFLQPQDVGKPRADVTAPRVAELNSYVPVTIHEGGDLAGDLEQLKRYQAVVLTQTPLKEQLAIADFCHKHGIFLTITDTFGLFGYIFNDFGKNFTVGDPTGEDPVSGIVADIDETGLVSALDETRHGLEDGDFVTFTEVKGMDGLNGSAPRKITVNGPYTFSIGDVSDLGSYQGGGIYTQVKMPKFIDFQPLAEQLKTPEIMISDFAKFDRPQQLHIGIQALHKFAETHDRQLPRPHNDSDAQEILQIANDLAAAEEEKVELDEKLIKELSYQARGDLNPLAAFFGGIAAQEVLKAVSGKFNPLHQWMYFDSLESLPSSTTRSEESCKPLGTRYDGQIAVFGKEFQDKIANVKQFLVGAGAIGCETLKNWAMIGLGTGPKGKIYVTDMDQIEKSNLNRQFLFRSKDVGRLKSDCASAAVKAMNPELNDKIVTLRDRVGPDTEHIFNEEFWNGLDGVTNALDNVDARTYVDRRCVFFRKPLLESGTLGTKGNTQVVLPFITESYSSSQDPPEKSFPMCTLKSFPNRIEHTIAWARDLFQTYYVGPPEAVNLYLSQPDYIEQTLKQAGNEKQTLEHLRDFLVTEKPLTFDDCIVWARQQFESQYNNAIQQLLYNFPRDSKTSSGQPFWSGPKRAPTPLKFDSSNPTHLGFVIAGANLHAFNYGIKSPGTDKGYYRKIVDDMIIPEFTPSSNVRIQADENEPDPNAQPAGGSNDGDEIQKLVTTLPSPKSLAGFRLQPVEFEKDDDTNHHIDFITAASNLRADNYEIPQADRHKTKFIAGKIIPAIATATALVTGLVALEFFKIIDGKDDIEQYKNGFINIALPFFGFSEPIASPKGKYMGKKGEVSIDRLWDRFEVDDIPLQEFLDWFAEKGLDITMVSSGVSLLYASFYPPSKVKDRLPLPMSKLVAHVSKKPVPEHQKNIIFEVTAEDQTEEDVEIPYVMVKLAN